The Vicinamibacterales bacterium genome includes a window with the following:
- a CDS encoding PEGA domain-containing protein: MLHSDDPPEEFDPLTREDPSAFSPPPAFGPFRVLHQIGIGALGPVFRTYEPSRDRLVAVKVFRLDIVPEQAQALADALGRATQASLFHPSIVEPVAAGMEGTLAYRADEYVAAESLDVAMRHYAPAPLDKALPFVTQLAGAIDFARAAGVGHGALHPRDIFVTPDEARATGFGVVEALERVGIRAPVRRPYAAPERIDGAAWSTPADIFSLAAIAFELLTGRRPSGTGDRIGALPEGAHSAALHAVLARAMDDDPSKRFATALGFVSALEAAGRGEGVPAAAPTAAKMAPPPVAVPAPEPPKPAAHAAPVAVPPSPPPPAPPPAAPPPQAEPTAGEFEIEKDLDPVQRALDDRAAAAAPLATSGASGTLFGGHDDRIDVRVRDEEPERGLHESHGEPIAEARFADEFVEEQTAQAESRRPLEAVHETVAPLPIAPQPPMFGAAGAEPEILREDAERSRLRILPVALGVVVGLLMGFGIGHFVGSRSRDAAIVAENTATAPVNPAASGGAATPRQPGQYSEQKVSPPASTAPQGSTAPPSTGALPASPPPVPSAAGGAAVARPAARPPATPAATRGRLVVSSTPNRAGVTLNGDWRGRTPLTLDSLPFGRYVIRVVLPGYEVSRHEVTLHARDAEQEVRARLERPAAPPAAARTPARPAPVPPAGGRAATRPANAFTGSLYVDSRPRGAAVFLDGRNVGQTPLSLPEVPIGAHVVRLELEGKRTWTASTRVVAGETARVTGSLEDRQ, translated from the coding sequence GTGCTACATTCTGACGATCCGCCCGAGGAGTTCGATCCGCTGACCAGAGAGGACCCAAGCGCATTCTCGCCGCCGCCCGCGTTCGGCCCCTTCCGGGTGCTGCATCAGATCGGCATCGGCGCGCTCGGTCCAGTGTTCCGCACCTACGAACCGTCCCGCGATCGGCTCGTCGCGGTCAAGGTCTTCCGCCTCGACATCGTCCCCGAACAGGCGCAGGCGCTGGCGGACGCGCTCGGGCGCGCGACGCAGGCCTCGCTCTTCCATCCCTCGATCGTCGAACCGGTCGCCGCCGGGATGGAAGGCACGCTGGCCTATCGCGCGGACGAGTACGTCGCCGCCGAGTCGCTCGACGTGGCGATGCGCCACTATGCGCCGGCGCCGCTCGACAAGGCGCTGCCGTTCGTCACGCAGCTGGCCGGCGCGATCGACTTCGCCCGGGCGGCGGGCGTCGGCCACGGCGCGCTGCATCCGCGTGACATCTTCGTCACGCCCGACGAAGCGCGCGCCACCGGCTTCGGCGTCGTCGAAGCGCTGGAGCGCGTCGGCATCCGCGCGCCGGTGCGCCGGCCGTACGCGGCGCCGGAACGGATCGACGGCGCCGCCTGGAGCACGCCCGCCGACATCTTTTCACTCGCCGCGATCGCGTTCGAATTGCTGACCGGACGGCGCCCCTCGGGAACCGGCGACAGGATCGGGGCGCTGCCGGAAGGGGCGCACAGCGCCGCGCTGCACGCCGTGCTGGCGCGCGCGATGGACGACGATCCCTCGAAGCGCTTCGCGACCGCACTCGGCTTCGTGTCGGCGCTCGAGGCGGCGGGACGAGGCGAGGGCGTGCCCGCGGCCGCCCCGACGGCCGCGAAAATGGCGCCGCCGCCGGTCGCCGTCCCGGCGCCGGAACCGCCGAAGCCCGCGGCACACGCTGCACCCGTTGCTGTGCCGCCGTCCCCGCCGCCACCCGCGCCCCCGCCCGCCGCCCCGCCGCCGCAGGCGGAGCCGACGGCAGGCGAGTTCGAGATCGAGAAGGACCTCGATCCTGTTCAGCGTGCGCTCGACGATCGTGCCGCCGCCGCGGCGCCGCTGGCGACCTCGGGAGCGTCCGGCACGCTGTTCGGCGGTCACGACGATCGGATCGACGTGCGCGTCCGCGACGAGGAGCCGGAGCGCGGGCTGCATGAATCGCACGGCGAACCGATCGCCGAGGCGCGGTTCGCCGACGAGTTCGTCGAGGAGCAGACGGCGCAGGCAGAGAGCCGCAGGCCGCTGGAGGCGGTGCACGAGACGGTCGCGCCGCTGCCGATTGCGCCGCAGCCGCCGATGTTCGGCGCCGCCGGGGCCGAGCCGGAGATCCTCCGCGAGGATGCGGAACGCTCGCGGCTCCGCATCCTGCCGGTCGCGCTCGGCGTCGTCGTCGGGCTGTTGATGGGATTCGGGATCGGCCACTTCGTCGGCAGCCGCAGTCGCGATGCCGCCATCGTCGCCGAGAACACGGCGACCGCGCCGGTGAATCCGGCGGCGTCGGGCGGCGCGGCGACGCCGCGGCAGCCGGGACAGTACAGCGAACAGAAGGTGTCGCCGCCGGCCTCGACCGCACCGCAGGGATCGACGGCCCCGCCGTCAACCGGCGCGCTGCCGGCGTCGCCGCCGCCGGTTCCCAGCGCGGCGGGCGGTGCCGCCGTGGCGCGCCCGGCGGCGCGACCACCGGCAACGCCGGCGGCCACGCGAGGGCGGCTGGTCGTCAGTTCGACCCCGAACCGCGCCGGCGTGACGCTGAATGGCGACTGGCGCGGGCGGACGCCGTTGACGCTCGACAGCCTGCCGTTCGGCCGCTACGTGATTCGCGTCGTGCTGCCCGGTTACGAAGTGTCGCGCCACGAAGTGACGCTCCACGCGCGCGACGCGGAGCAGGAAGTCCGGGCCCGGCTCGAGCGTCCCGCGGCACCGCCCGCCGCGGCCCGTACCCCGGCGCGGCCGGCGCCGGTGCCGCCCGCCGGCGGGCGCGCCGCGACGCGCCCCGCCAACGCGTTCACCGGATCGCTCTACGTCGATTCGCGCCCGCGCGGCGCCGCGGTGTTTCTCGACGGCCGCAACGTCGGCCAGACGCCGCTGAGCCTGCCCGAGGTGCCGATCGGGGCGCACGTCGTGCGGCTCGAACTGGAAGGGAAGCGCACGTGGACGGCGTCGACGCGCGTCGTCGCGGGGGAGACCGCGCGCGTGACCGGCTCGCTGGAGGATCGCCAGTAG
- the argH gene encoding argininosuccinate lyase encodes MRFSPEYVRIVLNENFEDAKAQFLDPLMAINYAHLVMLAEQGIVTRADAGAIRRSLDAIDVDAVRGISYDGSYEDLFFYVDRLVSRGCGDDASGRLHTARSRNDIDMTMYRMQQRRWILGVIESTLALRRALMPLAERYRDAVFAAHTHTQPAQPTTMAHYLQAVIEQLERDTVRLQAAYRSTNQNPLGACAITGTGFPIDRARTTELLGFDAPTVNTYGSIATVDYLLESVSATSVLLVGLGRVVQDLLLWCTMEFGYLRLADGFVQGSSIMPQKRNPVALEHARAIGSKAVGQAAGVIVAAHNTPFGDIVDTEDDLQPLVAQMFKDATRAISLVAAAMADAEFDVERLAARAGAHWITITELADTLVRDHQLPFKAAHGVAAQLIAGATAAPGASLADVLREASTAICGKEVIYTDAQLAEILSPTHFVAIRKTHGGPSPSETARALAVSKQALANDERWLTEARERLSTASGKLRSAAAAL; translated from the coding sequence GTGCGGTTTTCCCCCGAATACGTTCGCATCGTCCTCAACGAGAACTTCGAAGACGCCAAGGCCCAGTTCCTCGATCCGTTGATGGCGATCAACTACGCGCATCTGGTGATGCTCGCCGAGCAGGGCATCGTCACCCGCGCCGACGCGGGGGCGATCCGCCGGTCGCTCGACGCGATTGACGTCGACGCGGTCCGCGGGATCAGCTACGACGGGTCGTACGAGGATCTCTTCTTCTACGTCGATCGGCTCGTCTCCCGCGGCTGCGGCGACGATGCGTCCGGGCGGCTCCACACCGCGCGCTCGCGCAACGACATCGACATGACGATGTACCGGATGCAGCAGCGGCGATGGATTCTCGGCGTGATCGAGAGCACGCTGGCGCTGCGCCGGGCGCTGATGCCGCTCGCCGAGCGCTATCGCGACGCGGTGTTCGCGGCGCATACGCATACGCAGCCGGCGCAGCCGACGACGATGGCGCACTACCTGCAGGCGGTCATCGAGCAGCTGGAGCGCGACACCGTGCGGCTGCAGGCGGCGTATCGCAGTACCAATCAGAATCCGCTCGGCGCCTGCGCGATTACCGGCACCGGGTTCCCGATCGATCGGGCGCGCACCACCGAGCTGCTCGGGTTCGACGCCCCGACGGTGAACACCTACGGCAGCATCGCGACCGTCGACTACCTGCTCGAGAGCGTCAGCGCCACGTCGGTCCTGCTCGTCGGCCTCGGCCGCGTCGTCCAGGATCTGCTGCTGTGGTGCACGATGGAGTTCGGCTACCTGCGGCTCGCCGACGGCTTCGTGCAGGGGAGCAGCATCATGCCGCAGAAGCGGAACCCGGTGGCGCTGGAGCATGCCCGCGCGATCGGCAGCAAGGCGGTGGGGCAGGCGGCGGGGGTGATCGTTGCCGCGCACAACACGCCGTTCGGCGACATCGTCGACACCGAAGACGATCTGCAGCCGCTCGTCGCGCAGATGTTCAAGGACGCGACGCGCGCGATTTCACTGGTCGCGGCGGCGATGGCGGACGCCGAGTTCGACGTGGAGAGGCTCGCGGCGCGGGCCGGCGCGCACTGGATCACGATCACCGAGCTCGCCGACACGCTGGTGCGCGATCACCAGCTGCCGTTCAAGGCGGCCCACGGCGTCGCGGCGCAGCTGATCGCCGGCGCCACCGCGGCGCCGGGGGCGTCGCTCGCCGATGTTCTGCGTGAGGCGTCGACGGCGATCTGCGGGAAAGAGGTGATCTACACCGACGCGCAGCTCGCGGAGATCCTCAGCCCCACGCACTTCGTCGCGATCCGCAAGACCCACGGCGGCCCGTCGCCATCCGAGACCGCGCGGGCGCTGGCAGTGTCGAAGCAGGCGCTGGCGAACGACGAACGGTGGCTCACTGAAGCGAGAGAGCGGCTCTCGACCGCGAGCGGCAAGCTCCGCTCCGCTGCCGCTGCCCTCTAA
- the carA gene encoding glutamine-hydrolyzing carbamoyl-phosphate synthase small subunit, whose product MKATLALENGTWYQGDSAGAPGETGGEVVFNTSMTGYQEILTDPSYAGQIVAMTAPEIGNYGIADQDPESRGTQVAGFIVREESPVASNWRADGTLRDYLVRNDIVAVSDIDTRALTRVLRSAGVMRGIIATGDVDPRALVERAQTLPSMEGSDLVLGVTCARPFDWEPATSPADEFAPAPRRRARRNLRVAAYDYGMKWNILRRFTAYGCDVRVFPATAPASELLAAGPDGVFLSNGPGDPAVLSYAIANARKLIDADVPTFGICLGHQILSLAMGGETYKLKFGHRGANHPVKELETGKVEITSQNHGFAVDPDSLPPDVKVTHLNLYDGTVEGLRSTKQPVFCVQYHPEAAPGPHDADYLFNQFVEEMEKRVG is encoded by the coding sequence ATGAAAGCTACGCTCGCTCTCGAGAACGGCACGTGGTACCAAGGGGATTCCGCCGGCGCCCCGGGTGAAACCGGCGGCGAAGTCGTGTTCAACACGAGCATGACGGGCTATCAGGAGATCCTGACCGACCCGTCGTACGCCGGACAGATCGTCGCGATGACGGCGCCGGAGATCGGCAACTACGGGATCGCCGACCAGGACCCGGAGTCGCGCGGCACGCAGGTCGCCGGCTTCATCGTCCGCGAGGAATCGCCGGTCGCGAGCAACTGGCGCGCCGACGGCACGCTGCGCGACTACCTGGTGCGCAACGACATCGTCGCCGTCTCCGACATCGACACGCGCGCGCTGACCCGCGTGCTGCGATCCGCCGGCGTGATGCGCGGGATCATCGCCACCGGCGACGTCGATCCGCGCGCGCTGGTCGAGCGCGCGCAGACGCTGCCGTCGATGGAAGGATCCGACCTGGTGCTCGGCGTCACCTGCGCCCGCCCGTTCGACTGGGAGCCGGCGACCTCGCCGGCCGACGAGTTCGCGCCGGCGCCGCGCCGGCGCGCGCGCCGCAACCTCCGCGTCGCCGCCTACGACTACGGCATGAAGTGGAACATCCTGCGCCGCTTCACCGCCTACGGGTGCGACGTCCGCGTGTTCCCGGCGACCGCGCCGGCCTCCGAGCTTCTCGCCGCCGGGCCCGACGGCGTGTTTCTCAGCAACGGCCCCGGGGATCCGGCAGTGCTGTCGTACGCGATCGCCAACGCCCGCAAGCTGATCGACGCCGACGTGCCGACCTTCGGCATCTGCCTGGGCCACCAGATCCTGTCGCTGGCGATGGGCGGCGAGACCTACAAGCTGAAGTTCGGCCACCGCGGCGCCAACCACCCGGTGAAAGAGCTGGAGACCGGCAAGGTCGAGATCACCTCGCAGAACCACGGCTTCGCCGTCGATCCTGACTCGCTGCCGCCGGACGTGAAGGTGACCCACCTCAATCTGTACGACGGCACCGTCGAGGGGCTGCGCAGCACGAAGCAGCCGGTGTTCTGCGTGCAGTACCACCCCGAGGCGGCGCCGGGCCCGCACGACGCGGACTACCTGTTCAATCAGTTTGTCGAAGAGATGGAGAAGCGGGTTGGATAA
- the bshC gene encoding bacillithiol biosynthesis cysteine-adding enzyme BshC produces the protein MSAEPSSSAAAPSAGRIAATGVDVRRFPWIRRLAGDYAYDFTKVEDLYAGNPLDAAAWRQAVARAQQHPRDRARLVELLQAQQDHRSAPPASREAAARLADPQSVAVVTGQQAGVFGGPMYTLLKAITALQLARRTEREQNVPAIAVFWVEAEDHDWEEVRSCTVLDAEFQPRRVTLADLEGAGELPVAKLQLDARVEHAIAELGDVLQKTEFTDDVLDAIRHAWHPGRGLACAFATWIEHLLGPYGLVVFESADPAAKPLVADVFARELLAPGRSAALAAQAGDTLASRGHEPQVVPQPDSVSLFSLDPVRRSIRRHGEHLDIGEIRHSSAALANEAKSRPSAFSPNVLLRPVVQDTLFPTICYVAGPSELAYLGQLRGVYEQFGVPMPLMYPRATATLLDSGAARFLGKYGIPFEELRTPDESALNRLLEGQLPASVEQSLRDAAAAMQQAMARVIEALPALDATLAGAARTTLGRMEHELKSLHSKVIHAAKKRDETLRRQFQRAQAQAFPHGHPQERELGVVYFLNKYGPGLVEILLDELPIDMGQHWLVTL, from the coding sequence GTGTCTGCCGAGCCGTCCTCTTCCGCGGCCGCACCGTCAGCCGGCCGCATCGCGGCGACCGGCGTGGACGTACGCCGGTTCCCCTGGATCCGGCGGCTTGCCGGCGACTACGCCTACGACTTCACCAAAGTAGAGGATCTCTACGCGGGCAATCCGCTCGACGCCGCGGCGTGGCGCCAGGCGGTCGCCCGCGCGCAGCAGCATCCGCGCGACCGTGCCCGCCTGGTCGAGCTGCTGCAGGCTCAGCAGGACCACCGGAGCGCTCCCCCCGCCTCGCGTGAGGCGGCCGCGCGGCTCGCCGATCCGCAATCGGTCGCCGTCGTCACCGGCCAGCAGGCCGGCGTGTTCGGCGGCCCGATGTACACGCTGTTGAAAGCGATCACGGCGCTGCAGCTGGCGCGGCGCACCGAGCGCGAACAGAACGTGCCCGCGATCGCCGTGTTCTGGGTCGAAGCCGAGGATCACGACTGGGAGGAGGTCCGAAGCTGTACGGTGCTCGACGCCGAGTTCCAGCCGCGCCGGGTGACGCTGGCGGATCTGGAAGGGGCCGGGGAGCTGCCGGTCGCCAAGCTCCAGTTGGACGCCCGCGTCGAGCATGCCATCGCAGAGTTGGGGGACGTGCTCCAGAAAACGGAGTTCACCGACGACGTCCTCGACGCCATCCGCCACGCGTGGCATCCCGGCCGCGGCCTGGCCTGCGCGTTCGCGACGTGGATCGAGCACCTGCTCGGCCCGTACGGACTCGTGGTGTTCGAGTCGGCGGATCCGGCGGCGAAGCCGCTCGTCGCCGACGTGTTCGCGCGCGAGCTGCTGGCGCCCGGGCGCAGCGCCGCGCTGGCCGCGCAGGCGGGCGACACGCTCGCGTCCCGCGGCCACGAGCCCCAGGTCGTGCCGCAACCCGACAGCGTGTCGCTCTTCAGCCTCGACCCGGTCCGCCGCTCGATCCGGCGGCACGGCGAGCACCTCGACATCGGCGAGATCAGGCACTCGAGCGCGGCGCTCGCGAACGAAGCGAAGTCGCGTCCGTCGGCCTTCAGTCCGAACGTGCTGCTGCGTCCGGTCGTGCAGGACACGCTGTTCCCCACGATCTGTTACGTCGCCGGCCCCAGCGAGCTGGCGTATCTCGGCCAGCTGCGCGGCGTCTACGAGCAGTTCGGCGTCCCGATGCCATTGATGTATCCGCGCGCCACCGCCACGCTGCTCGATTCCGGCGCGGCGCGATTCCTCGGCAAGTACGGAATCCCGTTCGAGGAGCTGCGCACGCCGGACGAGTCGGCGCTGAACCGGCTGCTCGAAGGGCAGCTGCCGGCTTCGGTCGAGCAGTCGCTGCGCGACGCCGCCGCTGCGATGCAGCAGGCGATGGCGCGCGTGATCGAAGCGCTCCCCGCGCTCGACGCGACGCTCGCCGGCGCCGCGAGGACCACGCTCGGCAGGATGGAGCACGAGCTGAAGTCGCTGCACTCCAAGGTGATTCACGCCGCCAAGAAACGCGATGAAACGCTCCGCCGCCAGTTTCAGCGCGCGCAGGCCCAGGCGTTCCCCCACGGCCACCCGCAGGAACGCGAGCTCGGCGTCGTCTACTTCCTGAACAAGTACGGCCCCGGCCTGGTCGAGATTCTGCTCGACGAATTGCCGATCGACATGGGCCAGCACTGGCTAGTGACGCTGTAG